One genomic region from Halorussus rarus encodes:
- a CDS encoding zinc-dependent alcohol dehydrogenase, giving the protein MRALCWEGVEDLRVETVPDPEIVSPRDAVLEVGLTTTCGSDLHFIDGYLPTMREGDVIGHEFMGTVAETGRKVESVEAGDRVVVPSFVGCGNCGHCRADEWSLCDNTNPNPELQEPILGYPTAGIYGYTHAFGGYAGSHAEYVRVPHAESNCFRVPDDLSDEQALFASDAWPTGYMGADFCDIEEGDTVAVWGCGGVGLMAQQSAALMGAEQVVGIDRFPERLRLAREEAGSVTIDYTAVDSVVDELKSLTGGRGPDACIDAVGMEAHGTGVQHAYDRAKQAMRLQTDRGEALRQAMVACRKGGTLSILGVYGVMDKFPLGIAMNKGLTVRTAQQHGQRYVPELLDHVAEGEMDPSYLATHEFSLEEAPRGYEMFREKEDGCVRAVFAP; this is encoded by the coding sequence GTGAGGGCGCTCTGCTGGGAGGGCGTCGAGGACCTCCGTGTCGAGACGGTACCGGACCCCGAGATCGTCAGCCCGCGCGACGCGGTGCTGGAGGTCGGGCTGACGACGACCTGCGGGTCGGACCTCCACTTCATCGACGGCTACCTGCCGACGATGCGCGAGGGCGACGTCATCGGCCACGAGTTCATGGGGACGGTCGCCGAGACCGGCCGGAAGGTCGAGTCGGTCGAGGCCGGCGACCGCGTGGTCGTCCCGTCGTTCGTGGGCTGTGGCAACTGCGGCCACTGCCGAGCCGACGAGTGGTCGCTCTGCGACAACACGAACCCGAACCCGGAGCTCCAGGAGCCGATCCTGGGCTACCCGACCGCGGGAATCTACGGCTACACCCACGCTTTCGGCGGCTACGCCGGCTCGCACGCCGAGTACGTCCGGGTTCCCCACGCCGAGTCCAACTGCTTCCGGGTGCCCGACGACCTGAGCGACGAGCAGGCGCTGTTCGCCTCTGACGCCTGGCCGACCGGCTACATGGGCGCGGACTTCTGCGACATCGAGGAGGGGGATACCGTCGCTGTCTGGGGCTGCGGCGGCGTCGGGCTGATGGCACAGCAGAGCGCCGCCCTGATGGGCGCCGAGCAGGTCGTCGGCATCGACCGGTTCCCCGAGCGACTCCGGCTGGCCCGCGAGGAGGCCGGCTCGGTGACCATCGACTACACCGCGGTCGACAGCGTCGTCGACGAGCTGAAATCGCTGACCGGCGGCCGGGGCCCCGACGCCTGCATCGACGCGGTCGGGATGGAGGCCCACGGCACCGGCGTCCAGCACGCCTACGACAGAGCCAAGCAGGCGATGCGGCTCCAGACCGACCGGGGCGAGGCGCTCCGGCAGGCGATGGTGGCCTGCCGGAAGGGCGGCACGCTGTCCATCCTGGGGGTCTACGGCGTGATGGACAAGTTCCCGCTGGGCATCGCGATGAACAAGGGGCTGACCGTCCGGACCGCCCAGCAGCACGGCCAGCGGTACGTGCCGGAACTGCTCGACCACGTCGCCGAGGGCGAGATGGACCCCTCGTACCTGGCGACCCACGAGTTCTCGCTCGAAGAGGCGCCCCGCGGCTACGAGATGTTCCGGGAGAAGGAGGACGGCTGCGTCCGGGCCGTGTTCGCGCCCTGA
- a CDS encoding DUF2209 family protein: MDISGRHEESGEYLMVAAAVHASVGTARLESVEGMGFATSRNPPTFERAAQVVADAVVELPTPPEGPVVAEQGEFYEEPDFRVEQFLGPSFKYVESIAERETVQAAHHAAYAARKLFL, from the coding sequence GTGGACATCAGCGGCCGTCACGAGGAGTCGGGCGAGTACCTGATGGTGGCGGCGGCCGTCCACGCCAGCGTCGGCACTGCCAGACTGGAGTCGGTCGAGGGGATGGGGTTCGCCACGAGTCGCAACCCGCCGACCTTCGAGCGCGCGGCCCAGGTCGTCGCCGACGCGGTGGTCGAACTGCCAACCCCGCCGGAGGGCCCCGTGGTCGCCGAGCAGGGCGAGTTCTACGAGGAGCCCGATTTCAGGGTAGAGCAGTTCCTCGGCCCGAGCTTCAAGTACGTCGAGAGTATAGCCGAACGCGAGACCGTGCAGGCCGCACACCACGCCGCGTACGCCGCCCGCAAACTGTTCCTATGA
- the moaC gene encoding cyclic pyranopterin monophosphate synthase MoaC, with amino-acid sequence MSEDDDSRARSASDDSSGQGPREEAAGGGDAELTHTDEEGDVQMVDVGDKPDTARRAVAAGEINLRPETVEAIRDDEVAKGDVLATARVGAVQAVKHTWETIPMCHQIPITNVETEFELFADRVTLEVAVETTGKTGCEMEALEGVSTGLNVVWDMVKAAEKDEDGQYPDTAVDRVRVVEKTKRKIE; translated from the coding sequence ATGAGTGAGGACGACGATAGCAGGGCGCGAAGCGCCTCGGACGATTCGAGCGGGCAGGGCCCGCGAGAAGAAGCCGCCGGAGGCGGCGACGCCGAGCTCACCCACACCGACGAGGAGGGCGACGTCCAGATGGTCGACGTGGGCGACAAGCCCGACACCGCCCGCCGGGCGGTCGCCGCCGGAGAGATCAACCTCCGGCCCGAGACGGTCGAGGCCATCCGCGACGACGAGGTCGCCAAGGGCGACGTGCTGGCGACCGCTCGCGTCGGCGCGGTCCAGGCGGTCAAGCACACCTGGGAGACGATCCCCATGTGCCACCAGATTCCCATCACCAACGTCGAGACGGAGTTCGAGCTGTTCGCCGACCGGGTCACGCTCGAGGTCGCGGTCGAGACCACCGGCAAGACAGGCTGCGAGATGGAGGCGCTGGAGGGCGTGAGTACCGGCCTGAACGTGGTGTGGGACATGGTGAAGGCCGCCGAGAAGGACGAGGACGGCCAGTACCCCGACACCGCCGTCGACCGCGTCCGGGTGGTCGAGAAGACGAAGCGGAAGATAGAGTGA
- a CDS encoding DUF555 domain-containing protein: MNCRVVVEAAVPVYDVETPDEAVRIAISKTGELLNPDLNYVEINMGERSCPHCGEELEPAFIAADESLVALELEMTVFNVEREEHASRIARKEIGQRLENIPLTVLEVEVVEDEEEEAADDDTDDVEVESESTSDRDEDDEVLPEFEDLIE, encoded by the coding sequence ATGAACTGCAGAGTTGTCGTGGAAGCCGCAGTTCCGGTCTACGACGTGGAGACCCCGGACGAGGCAGTCCGCATCGCGATCTCCAAGACCGGAGAGTTGCTCAACCCCGACCTCAACTACGTCGAGATAAACATGGGGGAGCGGTCCTGCCCGCACTGCGGGGAGGAGCTCGAACCGGCGTTCATCGCGGCCGACGAGAGCCTCGTGGCGCTGGAACTGGAGATGACGGTGTTCAACGTCGAACGCGAGGAGCACGCCTCGCGCATCGCCCGCAAGGAGATCGGCCAGCGCCTCGAGAACATCCCCCTGACCGTCCTCGAAGTCGAGGTGGTCGAGGACGAAGAGGAGGAAGCGGCCGACGACGACACCGACGACGTGGAGGTCGAGTCGGAGAGCACGAGCGACCGCGACGAAGACGACGAAGTCCTCCCGGAGTTCGAGGACCTCATCGAGTGA
- the hflX gene encoding GTPase HflX, translated as MKAIIAKRVDTGTPDTEEIRDLARAAGYEVAAEFTQSRKEDPALQVGEGKADEIGRAVAETGADLVIFDNELGPYQTFNLGQRLPEDTRVIDRFRLILEIFGQRAQTRKAQLQVELAELRYELPRAEAKTSLAKRDERPGFMGLGEYDESREQDIKDQISRIKDELDSIARTEADRRDRRRESGFDLVAMAGYTNAGKSTLMQSLAADLELGENEELHPDLDTTAEAQDRLFTTLGTTTRRMDMDRRDVLLTDTVGFISDLPHWLVESFKSTLDAVYHADLVLLVVDVSEPVEEIREKLITSHDTLYERNEAPIVTVLNKIDAVSDDELAEKTEALSALAPDPIAVSGMEQLNLEGLRTRIDAELPDWQRERLVLPMTDDTMSVVSWVHDHARVNDVTYADDEVVVDFEARPSIVERSRAKAGELASVPSA; from the coding sequence ATGAAAGCGATAATCGCAAAGCGAGTCGACACCGGCACGCCAGACACCGAAGAGATACGCGACCTCGCCCGCGCGGCGGGCTACGAGGTCGCGGCCGAGTTCACCCAGTCGCGCAAGGAGGACCCCGCGCTCCAGGTGGGCGAGGGGAAGGCCGACGAGATCGGTCGCGCGGTCGCCGAGACGGGCGCCGACCTGGTCATCTTCGACAACGAACTGGGCCCGTACCAGACGTTCAACCTGGGCCAGCGGCTCCCCGAGGACACCAGAGTGATCGACCGGTTCCGGCTCATCCTCGAGATATTCGGCCAGCGCGCCCAGACCCGGAAGGCCCAGCTCCAGGTCGAGCTGGCCGAGCTCCGGTACGAGCTCCCGCGGGCCGAGGCCAAGACCAGCCTCGCCAAGCGCGACGAGCGGCCGGGGTTCATGGGGCTGGGCGAGTACGACGAGAGCCGCGAGCAGGACATCAAGGACCAGATCAGCCGGATCAAGGACGAGCTGGACTCCATCGCCCGGACCGAGGCCGACCGGCGGGACCGCCGCCGCGAGTCGGGGTTCGACCTGGTGGCGATGGCGGGCTACACCAACGCCGGCAAGTCGACGCTGATGCAGAGCCTGGCGGCCGACCTCGAGCTCGGCGAGAACGAGGAGCTCCACCCCGACCTCGACACGACGGCGGAGGCCCAGGACCGACTGTTCACCACCCTGGGGACGACCACCCGCCGGATGGACATGGATCGCAGGGACGTCCTGCTCACCGACACGGTCGGGTTCATCTCCGACCTGCCCCACTGGCTGGTCGAGTCGTTCAAGTCGACGCTCGACGCGGTGTACCACGCCGACCTGGTGCTGCTCGTCGTGGACGTCAGCGAGCCCGTCGAGGAGATCCGCGAGAAGCTCATCACCAGCCACGACACGCTCTACGAGCGCAACGAGGCGCCCATTGTGACGGTCCTGAACAAGATCGACGCGGTGAGCGACGACGAGCTCGCCGAGAAGACCGAGGCGCTCTCGGCACTCGCGCCCGATCCCATCGCCGTCTCCGGGATGGAGCAGCTCAATCTGGAGGGCCTGCGCACGCGCATCGACGCCGAACTCCCCGACTGGCAGCGAGAGCGGCTCGTCCTGCCGATGACCGACGACACCATGAGCGTCGTCTCGTGGGTCCACGACCACGCCCGGGTCAACGACGTGACCTACGCCGACGACGAGGTGGTCGTGGACTTCGAGGCCCGGCCCTCCATCGTCGAGCGGTCCCGGGCCAAGGCCGGCGAACTCGCCAGCGTACCGTCGGCCTAA
- a CDS encoding acylphosphatase, whose translation MADDTQSGDRTRAHVFVSGEVQGVYYRANTRDTAREEGVDGWVRNLDDGRVEAVFEGPADAVESLVEWCHTGSPAADVDDVEVEYGEPEDEDGFRVRR comes from the coding sequence ATGGCAGACGACACCCAGAGCGGGGACCGAACCCGCGCGCACGTCTTCGTCTCCGGCGAGGTACAGGGCGTCTACTACCGGGCCAACACCCGCGACACCGCCCGGGAGGAGGGCGTCGACGGCTGGGTCCGGAACCTCGACGACGGCCGGGTCGAGGCGGTCTTCGAGGGGCCCGCGGACGCGGTGGAGTCGCTGGTCGAGTGGTGCCACACCGGGAGCCCCGCCGCGGACGTCGACGACGTCGAGGTCGAGTACGGAGAGCCCGAGGACGAGGACGGCTTCCGCGTCCGGCGGTAG
- a CDS encoding ribosome assembly factor SBDS produces MIPLEEAVTARLESHGERFEVLVDPDAALAIKRGEFEGELEDVIAAEDVFENASRGDRPAESALEEVFGTTDPLEIIPQVIEDGEIQITAEQRREMQDQKHKQLVNRITRNAVNPQMDNAPHPPERIESALEETDFRVDPMEPVETQVDEALDALRPVIPIRFDEVTVAVQVPADYAGSAQAKIRQFGDLEREEWQNDGGWVGVLTFPAGMQNEFYDLVNEHTSGEAETRIIKDEDELSTR; encoded by the coding sequence ATGATACCACTCGAAGAGGCGGTCACCGCGCGCCTCGAATCCCACGGCGAACGGTTCGAGGTACTGGTCGACCCGGACGCGGCGCTCGCCATCAAGCGCGGCGAGTTCGAGGGCGAACTGGAGGACGTCATCGCGGCCGAGGACGTGTTCGAGAACGCGAGCCGCGGCGACCGACCCGCGGAGTCGGCGCTCGAAGAGGTGTTCGGCACGACCGACCCGCTCGAGATCATCCCCCAGGTCATCGAGGACGGGGAGATCCAGATCACGGCCGAGCAGCGCCGCGAGATGCAGGATCAGAAGCACAAGCAGCTGGTTAACCGCATCACCCGGAACGCGGTCAACCCCCAGATGGACAACGCGCCCCACCCGCCCGAGCGCATCGAGTCGGCGCTGGAGGAGACCGACTTCCGGGTCGACCCGATGGAGCCGGTCGAGACCCAGGTCGACGAGGCGCTCGACGCGCTCCGGCCGGTCATCCCCATCCGGTTCGACGAGGTGACCGTCGCGGTCCAGGTGCCGGCCGACTACGCCGGCAGCGCCCAGGCCAAGATCCGGCAGTTCGGCGACCTCGAGCGCGAGGAGTGGCAGAACGACGGCGGCTGGGTCGGCGTGCTCACGTTCCCGGCCGGGATGCAGAACGAGTTCTACGACCTCGTGAACGAGCACACCAGCGGCGAGGCCGAGACTCGCATCATCAAGGACGAGGACGAGCTCAGCACGCGGTAG
- a CDS encoding SRPBCC family protein, protein MSAGLRRRSLGGAALALAGGWLLYRELRDDGSDGGESATAGEPTPATEPADTDAEPGAPSDPTAVERSVTVGLSADELYGYWRDADRLDEIMGPFAEVTAAGEDRYRWSVAAPLGRQIGWETELVEDRPGELLRWRSNDDATVPNEGSVHFRSAPGDRGTEVTLRLRVDPPGGRVGRTAMGLMGVVPEALASKALYRFKSLAETGEIPTLERNPSGRGRGDWV, encoded by the coding sequence GTGAGCGCCGGCCTCCGGCGGCGGTCGCTCGGCGGCGCGGCCCTGGCGCTCGCCGGCGGCTGGCTGCTGTACCGGGAGCTCCGGGACGACGGCAGCGACGGAGGCGAGTCCGCCACGGCCGGTGAGCCGACGCCGGCGACCGAGCCCGCCGACACCGACGCGGAGCCCGGAGCGCCGTCCGACCCGACCGCGGTCGAGCGGTCGGTCACCGTCGGGCTGTCGGCCGACGAGCTCTACGGCTACTGGCGGGACGCCGACCGACTCGACGAGATTATGGGGCCGTTCGCCGAGGTGACGGCGGCCGGCGAGGACCGCTACCGCTGGTCGGTGGCCGCTCCGCTCGGCCGGCAGATCGGGTGGGAGACCGAACTCGTCGAGGACCGACCCGGCGAGCTCCTTCGCTGGCGGTCGAACGACGACGCGACCGTCCCGAACGAGGGGTCGGTCCACTTCCGGTCGGCCCCGGGCGACCGCGGGACCGAGGTGACCCTGCGGCTGCGCGTCGACCCGCCCGGCGGTCGGGTCGGCCGGACCGCGATGGGACTGATGGGCGTCGTGCCCGAGGCGCTGGCGAGCAAGGCGCTCTACCGGTTCAAGAGCCTGGCCGAGACGGGCGAGATCCCGACGCTCGAACGCAACCCTTCCGGCCGGGGCCGGGGTGATTGGGTGTGA
- a CDS encoding UPF0179 family protein: protein MSSITLIGTRLAEPGQEFVYRGESSACEGCPYRDQCLNLSEGVRYRIEDVREGAQTLDCAVHDTGVTAVEVDPVGVKANVPAKNAYAGSKASLAGPCPHTECPSHEYCEPAGADFDEDRQITEILGDPPHDYCMLDRDLTLVEFAPEEE, encoded by the coding sequence ATGTCGTCCATCACCCTCATCGGAACCCGCCTCGCCGAGCCCGGACAGGAGTTCGTCTACCGCGGTGAGTCGTCGGCCTGCGAAGGATGCCCGTATCGGGACCAGTGTCTGAACCTCTCGGAGGGAGTGCGCTACCGAATCGAAGACGTGCGCGAGGGCGCCCAGACCCTCGACTGCGCCGTCCACGACACCGGCGTCACGGCGGTCGAGGTCGACCCGGTCGGCGTGAAGGCCAACGTCCCCGCGAAGAACGCCTACGCCGGCAGCAAGGCCAGCCTCGCGGGCCCGTGCCCCCACACTGAATGCCCGAGCCACGAGTACTGCGAGCCCGCGGGCGCCGACTTCGACGAGGACCGCCAGATCACCGAGATACTCGGCGATCCGCCGCACGACTACTGCATGCTCGACCGAGATCTGACGCTGGTCGAGTTCGCTCCGGAGGAGGAGTGA
- a CDS encoding FUN14 domain-containing protein: MPLPIDPQQLGLEFGSGAVVGGVIGFAAKKVAKLIAVIVGLELALFKFLESREILTVDWNRLTAGVLQAGETAQSGAPPSWVTTILSTLSVGAGFTGGFLLGFRKG, translated from the coding sequence ATGCCCCTGCCGATAGACCCCCAGCAACTCGGACTCGAGTTCGGGTCCGGGGCCGTCGTCGGCGGCGTCATCGGCTTCGCCGCCAAGAAGGTGGCGAAGCTGATCGCCGTCATCGTCGGCCTCGAACTGGCCCTCTTCAAGTTCCTCGAGTCGAGAGAGATCCTGACCGTCGACTGGAACCGGCTCACCGCGGGCGTGCTGCAGGCGGGCGAGACGGCCCAGAGCGGCGCGCCGCCGTCGTGGGTGACGACCATCCTCTCGACCCTCTCGGTCGGCGCCGGCTTCACCGGCGGCTTCCTGCTCGGCTTCCGGAAGGGATAG
- a CDS encoding NAD(P)H-hydrate epimerase: protein MITADRMAQVDANAAALGVPRKQLMESSGNAVAREVREAAAPGARVAVVAGRGNNGGDAFVAVRFLSEYDTSVHLLGREETIATDIASENWDALRRGEYDIETVDDSRDFEVPDCDVVVDAMLGTGVTGALREPEATAAERINESDATVVAVDVPSGVNADTGEAAGAAVEADRVVTFHDQKPGLDDLDAEVTVADIGIPAAAERLVGPGDLRPVREGTKAEDARAYVIGGGPYTGAPALAAQAALRTGADLSFVAAPDPVAPQIQGYAEDLIVQSYDGDHLSPEQVPDLVDTAESYDDVVVIGPGLGSADETVEAAERFLAEFSGRAVVDADALEVVPEVDTDATLVCTPNRKELAKMGGPEVESADALRERADEIEAFAADLGHVVLAKAKDDVVTDGERTRVSTAGTPGMSVGGTGDTLAGTTAGLLATHDPFRSACMAAYANGRAAELLDEDRHDGLLASDLLDALPRALWGGDDE from the coding sequence ATGATCACGGCAGACCGGATGGCCCAGGTCGACGCGAACGCGGCCGCCCTCGGCGTGCCGCGCAAGCAGTTGATGGAGTCGAGCGGCAACGCCGTGGCCCGCGAGGTCCGCGAGGCCGCCGCCCCCGGCGCGCGGGTGGCCGTCGTCGCCGGCCGCGGGAACAACGGCGGCGACGCCTTCGTGGCGGTCCGCTTTCTGAGCGAGTACGACACCTCCGTCCACCTGCTCGGCCGCGAGGAGACCATCGCGACCGACATCGCCAGCGAGAACTGGGACGCGCTCCGGCGGGGCGAGTACGACATCGAGACCGTCGACGACTCCAGAGACTTCGAGGTGCCCGACTGCGACGTCGTCGTCGACGCCATGCTCGGCACCGGCGTGACGGGCGCGCTCCGCGAACCCGAGGCCACTGCCGCCGAGCGGATCAACGAATCCGACGCCACCGTCGTCGCGGTCGACGTCCCCTCCGGCGTGAACGCCGACACCGGCGAAGCAGCGGGCGCCGCGGTCGAGGCCGACCGCGTGGTCACCTTCCACGACCAGAAACCCGGCCTCGACGATCTCGACGCCGAAGTCACCGTCGCGGACATCGGCATCCCCGCCGCGGCCGAGCGCCTCGTGGGGCCGGGCGACCTCCGGCCGGTACGGGAGGGGACCAAGGCCGAGGACGCCCGCGCCTACGTCATCGGCGGCGGCCCGTACACCGGCGCGCCGGCGCTGGCTGCCCAGGCCGCGCTCCGGACCGGCGCGGACCTCTCGTTCGTCGCGGCGCCCGACCCGGTCGCGCCCCAGATACAGGGCTACGCCGAGGACCTCATCGTCCAGTCGTACGACGGCGACCACCTCTCGCCCGAGCAGGTGCCCGACCTCGTCGACACCGCCGAGAGCTACGACGACGTGGTCGTCATCGGGCCGGGGCTGGGCAGCGCCGACGAGACAGTCGAGGCGGCCGAGCGGTTTCTCGCGGAGTTCTCCGGCCGGGCGGTCGTCGACGCCGACGCGCTCGAAGTCGTGCCCGAGGTCGACACCGACGCGACGCTGGTCTGCACGCCCAACCGCAAGGAGCTCGCGAAGATGGGCGGTCCGGAGGTCGAGAGCGCCGACGCCCTCCGCGAGCGCGCCGACGAGATCGAGGCGTTCGCCGCCGACCTCGGCCACGTCGTGCTGGCGAAGGCGAAGGACGACGTCGTCACGGACGGCGAGCGCACCCGCGTCTCGACCGCGGGCACGCCCGGCATGAGCGTCGGCGGGACCGGCGACACGCTCGCGGGCACCACCGCCGGCCTGCTGGCGACCCACGACCCGTTCCGGTCGGCGTGCATGGCGGCGTACGCCAACGGCCGGGCGGCCGAGCTGCTGGACGAGGACAGACACGACGGGCTGCTGGCGTCGGACCTGCTCGACGCGCTTCCGCGGGCGCTGTGGGGTGGCGACGATGAGTGA
- a CDS encoding M3 family oligoendopeptidase: MSPPARDDVDPEHRFDLTRIFETPDDWDDAAAALREELRALDSRAEKSVETAADLRALLERTEDCYRRRQRLDLYATLYADVDTESDAAADRQRRLRDLDADFEPTIAAVLRRLRETDDDRLDALAADLDDYRRYADHLRDRASRVRSPDAEDAVAAHAEVRSAPTRVIRAVTTEDFDPPSVERPDGETVALRYGNYRDELSHPDRDYRRRVYEAYRSELDRFEHTLARAYAEKFAAAATEVDVRGYDSIRDRDFRGTYPENGLEPSLPGEAHDAMLDAVRANLDPFHRAQELRRERLGVDTLRPWDLEVSVANAPTPELSYEEAKAHILDALEPLGEEYVARVRSFFDERRIDVFPTGSKRTDIPAYCPSSAADGAFVLANYRGDVRTASFVCHELGHALNVAYHREGPTRRATCPNAVCEVPSILHEILLVEHWLEEGGALADHAANRLLECLGGNLYGSTMGSAFDHHLATALEDGRDLSAERIRGAYADLLGEFRPGVEYGDRGSRDWLGRGLRRPYSSFQYVLGATGALVVRDRLREGSLTPGEYRDFLRTTGRRGPLEQLERLGVDATSPDPYERAAEAFAGYLDEV; this comes from the coding sequence ATGAGTCCACCAGCCAGAGACGACGTCGACCCCGAGCACCGATTCGACCTGACGCGCATCTTCGAGACGCCCGACGACTGGGACGACGCCGCGGCCGCGCTCCGCGAGGAGCTGCGCGCGCTCGACTCCCGGGCCGAGAAGTCGGTCGAGACCGCCGCCGACCTCCGGGCGCTGCTCGAACGCACCGAGGACTGCTACCGCCGGCGACAGCGCCTCGACCTGTACGCAACGCTCTACGCGGACGTCGACACCGAGTCCGACGCGGCCGCCGACCGGCAGCGGCGGCTCCGCGACCTCGACGCCGATTTCGAGCCCACGATTGCGGCCGTCCTTCGCCGTCTCCGCGAGACCGACGACGACCGCCTCGACGCGCTCGCGGCGGACCTCGACGACTACCGTCGATACGCCGACCACCTCCGCGACCGGGCGAGTCGAGTCCGCTCGCCCGACGCCGAGGACGCGGTCGCGGCCCACGCCGAGGTCCGGTCCGCGCCGACCCGAGTGATCCGGGCGGTCACGACCGAGGACTTCGACCCGCCGAGCGTCGAGCGGCCCGACGGCGAGACGGTCGCGCTCCGGTACGGCAACTACCGGGACGAACTGTCGCACCCCGACCGCGACTACCGCCGCCGGGTGTACGAGGCCTACCGAAGCGAACTGGACCGCTTCGAGCACACCCTCGCGCGGGCCTACGCAGAGAAGTTCGCGGCCGCCGCCACCGAGGTCGACGTCCGGGGGTACGACTCGATCCGGGACCGCGACTTCCGTGGGACCTATCCGGAGAACGGCCTCGAGCCCTCGCTGCCGGGAGAAGCCCACGACGCGATGCTCGACGCGGTGCGGGCGAATTTGGACCCGTTCCACCGCGCCCAGGAGCTGCGCCGGGAGCGACTCGGCGTCGACACCCTCCGGCCCTGGGACCTCGAGGTGTCGGTCGCGAACGCTCCGACCCCGGAGCTTTCCTACGAGGAGGCGAAGGCGCACATTCTCGACGCCCTCGAACCACTCGGGGAGGAGTACGTCGCCCGCGTCCGGTCGTTCTTCGACGAGCGCCGGATCGACGTCTTCCCCACCGGGAGCAAGCGGACCGACATCCCGGCGTACTGTCCGTCGTCGGCCGCCGACGGCGCGTTCGTGCTGGCGAACTACCGCGGGGACGTCCGCACCGCCTCCTTCGTCTGCCACGAACTCGGCCACGCGCTCAACGTCGCGTACCACCGCGAGGGGCCGACCCGGCGCGCGACCTGTCCGAACGCCGTCTGCGAGGTTCCGTCCATCCTCCACGAGATTCTGCTGGTCGAGCACTGGCTGGAAGAGGGCGGCGCGCTCGCGGACCACGCCGCCAACCGCCTGCTGGAGTGCCTCGGCGGGAACCTCTACGGGTCGACGATGGGCTCGGCGTTCGACCACCACCTCGCCACGGCCCTCGAGGACGGGCGGGACCTCTCGGCCGAGCGAATCCGAGGCGCCTACGCCGACCTGCTCGGCGAGTTCCGGCCGGGAGTGGAGTACGGCGACCGCGGGAGCCGGGACTGGCTCGGCAGGGGGCTCCGCCGGCCGTACAGCAGCTTCCAGTACGTCCTCGGCGCAACGGGGGCGCTGGTCGTCCGCGATCGGTTACGCGAGGGGAGTCTGACCCCCGGCGAGTACCGCGACTTCCTCCGGACCACCGGTCGGCGCGGCCCGCTGGAGCAACTGGAGCGACTGGGCGTCGACGCGACGAGTCCGGACCCCTACGAGCGCGCAGCCGAGGCGTTCGCGGGGTATCTGGACGAGGTCTGA
- a CDS encoding DNA-3-methyladenine glycosylase family protein encodes MDSGSIPVDDLSGGLDLQATLESGQTFLWRRDDGRTYEAADPTGGSAWYRTVVGGHADGPADVVRVRQRDGLLEWEATTDADPLLAERLRLDDDLPAVFERIPDDGLLAEAREAYSGLRIVSDPFFPCLVSFICSAQMRVERIHGMQTALAREFGETVRVDGETYHAYPTPERLAAATEDELRELGLGYRAPYVKRSAELVASGEATADDVRGLDYEDARDAMQAFVGVGDKVADCVLMFSLGYLEAVPLDTWIQRAIAEHYPHCEKGSYAETADAIRAEFGGEYAGYAQTYVFHYLRTRG; translated from the coding sequence ATGGATTCGGGTTCGATTCCCGTCGACGACCTCTCCGGGGGCCTCGACCTGCAAGCGACGCTCGAGAGCGGCCAGACGTTCCTCTGGCGGCGCGACGACGGCCGCACCTACGAGGCGGCCGACCCCACCGGCGGGTCGGCCTGGTACCGCACCGTGGTCGGGGGCCACGCCGACGGCCCGGCCGACGTGGTCCGGGTGCGCCAGCGCGACGGGCTCCTGGAGTGGGAGGCCACGACCGACGCCGACCCGCTGCTCGCCGAGCGACTCCGACTCGACGACGACCTGCCCGCCGTCTTCGAGCGCATTCCCGACGACGGCCTGCTCGCCGAGGCCCGGGAGGCGTATTCCGGGCTGCGCATCGTCAGCGACCCGTTCTTCCCCTGCCTGGTCTCGTTCATCTGCTCGGCCCAGATGCGGGTCGAGCGCATCCACGGGATGCAGACCGCGCTCGCCCGCGAGTTCGGCGAGACCGTCCGTGTCGACGGCGAGACGTACCACGCCTACCCGACCCCCGAGCGACTCGCGGCCGCGACCGAAGACGAACTCCGAGAACTGGGCCTGGGCTACCGCGCGCCGTACGTCAAGCGCTCGGCGGAACTGGTCGCCTCCGGCGAGGCCACGGCCGACGACGTCCGGGGGCTCGATTACGAGGACGCGCGCGACGCGATGCAGGCGTTCGTCGGCGTCGGCGACAAAGTGGCCGACTGCGTGCTGATGTTCTCGCTGGGCTACCTGGAGGCGGTCCCGCTCGACACCTGGATTCAGCGGGCCATCGCCGAGCACTACCCCCACTGCGAGAAGGGGTCGTACGCCGAGACCGCCGACGCCATCCGCGCGGAGTTCGGCGGCGAGTACGCCGGCTACGCTCAGACCTACGTGTTCCACTACCTCCGGACGCGGGGGTAG